In Zea mays cultivar B73 chromosome 7, Zm-B73-REFERENCE-NAM-5.0, whole genome shotgun sequence, the following proteins share a genomic window:
- the LOC100272938 gene encoding uncharacterized protein LOC100272938: protein MASVFLSSPLLLCCSPQLEFLSVRASCQTRFPVSWFELAPSVSMAAQSPLPIPAVVDASPCSTFFLVVAVPQLSSAQAVPMARAQPALHFSSAARSSPSSPCAFLSRADLSPSRRFSLLLRAIATVGPIVPCAPTFLCAPLGARQPLLAYHRIPNVVDLA from the coding sequence ATGGCGTCCGTCTTCCTGAGCTCACCCCTCTTGCTGTGCTGCTCGCCCCAGCTCGAATTTCTCTCTGTGCGCGCGAGCTGCCAAACACGTTTCCCTGTGTCCTGGTTCGAGCTCGCCCCTTCGGTGTCCATGGCCGCCCAGTCTCCACTCCCCATTCCTGCCGTGGTCGACGCCTCTCCCTGCTCCACCTTCTTCCTTGTCGTGGCTGTTCCACAGCTCAGCTCTGCTCAAGCAGTTCCTATGGCGCGCGCCCAGCCAGCCCTCCATTTTTCCTCTGCTGCGCGCAGCTCGCCGAGCAGTCCCTGCGCGTTTCTCTCTCGCGCAGATCTCTCTCCTTCCCGGCGTTTCTCTCTGTTGCTCCGCGCTATAGCGACCGTCGGACCGATCGTTCCCTGCGCGCCGACTTTCCTGTGCGCGCCATTGGGAGCTCGTCAGCCACTGTTGGCTTATCACAGAATCCCCAACGTCGTCGACCTCGCTTAG